Proteins from one Corynebacterium epidermidicanis genomic window:
- a CDS encoding superoxide dismutase → MAKYELPQLDYAYDALEPHISAEIMELHHTKHHQNYVNGANTALEKLEDARKNGYIGVAVTALSKDLAFNLGGHTNHSLFWKNLAPNAGGKPTGELLEAIERDFGSFEDFQAHFEAAALGLQGSGWAVLAWDTIGERLVIEQMTDQQGNLSIDLRPLLLLDMWEHAFYLQYKNVKADYVKAVWNVFNWDEVAKRYAAAK, encoded by the coding sequence ATGGCTAAGTACGAACTGCCACAGCTCGACTACGCATACGACGCTCTCGAGCCACACATCTCCGCAGAGATCATGGAACTGCACCACACCAAGCACCACCAGAACTACGTCAACGGTGCCAACACGGCGCTGGAGAAGCTGGAAGATGCCCGCAAGAACGGCTACATCGGCGTTGCCGTTACTGCGCTGTCTAAGGACCTCGCCTTCAACCTTGGTGGCCACACCAACCACTCCCTGTTCTGGAAGAACCTTGCTCCAAACGCTGGTGGCAAGCCAACCGGCGAGCTGCTGGAAGCTATCGAGCGCGACTTCGGTTCCTTCGAAGATTTCCAGGCTCACTTCGAAGCTGCCGCACTCGGCCTGCAAGGCTCCGGCTGGGCAGTCCTGGCTTGGGACACCATTGGCGAGCGCCTCGTTATCGAGCAGATGACCGACCAGCAGGGCAACCTCTCCATCGACCTGCGTCCACTGCTCCTCCTCGACATGTGGGAGCACGCCTTCTACCTGCAGTACAAGAACGTGAAGGCTGACTACGTCAAGGCTGTTTGGAACGTCTTCAACTGGGACGAAGTAGCTAAGCGCTACGCTGCCGCCAAGTAA
- the msrA gene encoding peptide-methionine (S)-S-oxide reductase MsrA, with protein MGFLFGPKPEMITAEQALSGRDESINPTPQPHAVLNVPLDMQGESVLIGIGCFWGAEKMFWQLPGVLATSVGYAGGYSPNPTYREVCTGLTGHAEVVRVVFDPELTSLRELVIAALEAHDPTQGYRQGNDVGTQYRSIISSDNPQLVQELVDSYGATLEQHGYPAITTEVVGPVTYYLAEEEHQQYLHKNPDGYCPVHSTGVKCG; from the coding sequence ATGGGATTTTTGTTTGGACCGAAACCGGAAATGATCACCGCTGAGCAGGCTCTTTCTGGGCGTGATGAATCGATCAATCCGACGCCACAACCGCATGCGGTGCTCAATGTTCCCCTAGATATGCAGGGTGAAAGCGTACTAATTGGCATTGGATGCTTCTGGGGTGCGGAAAAAATGTTCTGGCAGCTGCCAGGGGTGCTCGCCACGTCGGTTGGGTATGCCGGTGGCTACAGCCCTAACCCGACTTACCGAGAAGTGTGTACTGGTCTGACTGGTCATGCTGAAGTAGTCCGAGTTGTCTTTGACCCCGAGCTGACATCGTTGCGTGAGTTGGTGATCGCGGCACTAGAAGCTCACGATCCAACACAGGGCTATCGACAAGGTAACGACGTCGGAACGCAGTACCGATCCATCATCTCTAGCGACAATCCACAGCTCGTCCAGGAATTGGTTGATTCCTACGGGGCAACCCTAGAGCAGCACGGCTACCCTGCGATTACCACAGAGGTGGTCGGACCGGTCACGTACTACTTGGCTGAGGAAGAACACCAGCAATACCTGCACAAAAACCCGGATGGATACTGCCCTGTGCATTCCACTGGCGTGAAGTGCGGCTAG
- a CDS encoding NADPH-dependent FMN reductase, translated as MKIGVILGSVRTTRLGEQVAAWAMTQLTTNPTHEFELVDLKSFNLPIWESPMPPMMLGGKYDLPSQQAWGDKIAEFDALIFVTPEYNHGIPGALKNAIDSLGPELTGKPVGFISYSYDGGIRVVEQLRSVLANFSMHDVRAQVSINLNTDFRDGTFEPGTHHGVVLSQLMEQLTA; from the coding sequence TTGAAAATCGGTGTAATCCTCGGATCAGTCCGCACCACTCGCCTCGGCGAACAGGTCGCAGCTTGGGCAATGACCCAGCTCACCACCAATCCCACCCACGAATTTGAACTCGTAGACCTTAAGTCTTTCAACTTGCCGATCTGGGAGAGCCCAATGCCCCCAATGATGCTCGGTGGAAAGTATGATCTGCCATCCCAGCAGGCATGGGGCGATAAGATCGCTGAGTTCGACGCACTGATCTTCGTCACGCCTGAGTACAACCACGGCATCCCAGGCGCACTGAAGAACGCAATCGATTCCCTCGGCCCTGAGCTCACCGGCAAGCCAGTTGGCTTCATCAGCTACTCCTACGACGGTGGCATCCGCGTCGTAGAGCAACTGCGCAGCGTGCTCGCGAACTTCTCCATGCACGATGTCCGCGCACAGGTATCCATCAACCTGAACACGGATTTCCGCGACGGCACCTTTGAGCCAGGCACCCACCACGGTGTGGTGCTCAGCCAGTTGATGGAGCAGCTCACCGCCTAA
- a CDS encoding TetR/AcrR family transcriptional regulator translates to MKSLIDAATRLSLRKGCSAGDIPIATIAKEAGMSRSTALRRLGGTRKALDEELAARGIKSSRSTVRERAVEAAAHLISERGLSCPMSAIAERAGCSTESIYLTFGSRSKLLEETFAKYSPLGAIDAFFTNPPEDVPEAVFGFYEVYVEALLKKPQVLPAIFAEVVTRPLVENAKYSDLGLRHIYRATGPWFEKQIAAGQIRDLPLPALVHLLVGPAVVGTLTRDIVEATLPGAQPSPSESAHIFAEAFLGAVFLGAQGYSNWRHFNKN, encoded by the coding sequence ATGAAGTCGCTTATCGACGCCGCCACCCGCCTATCCCTACGCAAAGGATGCAGCGCCGGCGACATTCCCATCGCGACCATCGCCAAGGAAGCAGGCATGTCGCGATCCACAGCATTGCGACGTCTCGGCGGCACCCGCAAAGCACTGGATGAGGAACTAGCTGCGAGAGGGATCAAATCAAGTCGCTCCACAGTCCGGGAGCGTGCCGTCGAAGCTGCCGCCCACCTCATCAGCGAGCGCGGGCTAAGCTGCCCAATGAGCGCAATCGCAGAACGCGCAGGCTGCTCAACGGAAAGCATCTACCTCACGTTTGGTAGTCGCAGCAAGCTGCTGGAAGAAACCTTCGCCAAATACAGCCCACTGGGTGCAATCGACGCGTTTTTCACGAACCCACCCGAAGACGTCCCCGAAGCAGTTTTCGGCTTCTACGAGGTCTACGTCGAGGCGCTTTTAAAGAAACCGCAGGTGCTTCCGGCGATTTTCGCCGAAGTAGTCACTCGACCATTGGTTGAAAATGCCAAGTATTCCGATCTCGGCCTCCGCCATATTTACCGGGCGACTGGGCCGTGGTTTGAGAAGCAAATTGCTGCCGGCCAGATCCGCGATCTCCCTTTACCCGCGCTCGTACACCTCCTCGTAGGCCCTGCAGTTGTAGGCACGTTGACCAGGGATATTGTCGAAGCAACCCTCCCCGGGGCGCAGCCTTCCCCAAGTGAGTCCGCACACATTTTCGCGGAAGCATTCCTCGGTGCCGTGTTTCTGGGCGCCCAGGGGTATAGTAATTGGCGACACTTCAACAAAAACTAG
- a CDS encoding alpha-ketoglutarate-dependent dioxygenase AlkB family protein produces the protein MALFDDLPRPPLHVVAGVAHIPGFLDLGKQVEITGACRELVRAFPMIQPRVATGRMSVQMRPAGYEWVGNLNNYRPSEVPLPEWVPPLANRALQAAAEVAPELAPWVPSFRPEMLLVNFYSSTASMGLHQDAGEEASAPIISLSIGDSALFRLGNTVNRNKPWRDLQLLSGDLLVFGGEHRMAFHGVPKLFPGTAPEGCGVAEGRLNLTIRQVHL, from the coding sequence ATGGCACTTTTCGACGACCTTCCGCGCCCTCCGCTGCATGTTGTGGCCGGTGTCGCCCATATTCCTGGTTTCCTTGACCTGGGGAAACAGGTAGAGATTACCGGGGCGTGTCGTGAGTTGGTGCGCGCGTTCCCGATGATCCAGCCTCGGGTGGCAACAGGCCGGATGAGTGTGCAGATGCGCCCTGCCGGATATGAATGGGTGGGGAATTTGAATAATTATCGGCCGAGCGAGGTGCCGTTGCCGGAGTGGGTGCCACCACTAGCGAATCGTGCGCTGCAGGCAGCGGCCGAGGTTGCGCCGGAGTTGGCCCCGTGGGTGCCGAGTTTTCGTCCCGAAATGCTGCTAGTTAATTTCTATTCCTCGACGGCTTCGATGGGGCTACACCAAGACGCGGGTGAGGAGGCTTCGGCGCCGATCATTTCTCTGTCGATCGGTGATTCGGCACTGTTTCGGCTGGGTAACACGGTTAATCGGAACAAGCCATGGCGAGACCTGCAGCTGCTCTCGGGAGACTTACTGGTCTTTGGTGGCGAACATCGGATGGCTTTTCACGGCGTGCCCAAACTGTTTCCGGGCACTGCGCCCGAGGGGTGTGGGGTGGCGGAAGGCCGGCTAAATCTGACGATCCGCCAAGTTCACCTCTAA
- a CDS encoding antitoxin yields MGIFDSAKDLAAQHPDKVDLGVEKLGDAVDAKTDGKHAEHVDRAQDLARDHLTGTAATPGEAPAEDPVGEEPLPEAADPENAG; encoded by the coding sequence ATGGGAATTTTTGACTCTGCTAAAGACCTCGCTGCTCAGCACCCAGATAAAGTTGATCTCGGCGTCGAGAAGCTCGGCGATGCCGTCGACGCGAAAACCGATGGCAAGCACGCTGAACACGTGGACCGCGCCCAAGACCTCGCGCGTGACCACCTCACCGGGACCGCTGCTACGCCTGGGGAAGCTCCCGCTGAGGATCCAGTCGGGGAAGAGCCTCTTCCGGAGGCGGCCGACCCAGAAAACGCAGGCTAG
- a CDS encoding DNA-3-methyladenine glycosylase I has product MTTFELTPAGLVLGVDNRLRPQWATTSQLLQDYYDYEWGRPPKTESEMFERIVLEGFQAGLSWEIVLKKRPAFREAFCDFEVDRIASFGEADVAKLLANPDIIRNQNKIRAAINNAQRVQQLRAETDLITFLQNFAPVAWERPTSLEQAKTKSAESAAMARELRRRGFKFVGETTCFALMEATGMIDNRIVGAAALLDVPDSNGLLQTS; this is encoded by the coding sequence ATGACAACTTTTGAATTAACTCCAGCAGGACTCGTACTCGGTGTAGATAATCGCTTGCGTCCCCAGTGGGCAACTACCTCGCAACTTTTGCAAGACTACTACGACTACGAATGGGGAAGACCGCCAAAAACCGAGAGCGAGATGTTTGAACGCATCGTCCTAGAAGGCTTTCAAGCAGGACTTTCGTGGGAGATAGTGCTTAAGAAGCGCCCAGCCTTTCGAGAGGCATTCTGCGATTTTGAGGTCGACCGGATAGCCAGCTTTGGCGAAGCAGACGTTGCGAAGTTACTGGCAAACCCGGACATCATCCGCAATCAAAACAAGATCCGCGCAGCTATCAATAATGCGCAGAGGGTACAGCAACTACGTGCCGAAACTGACTTGATAACATTTCTACAAAACTTCGCTCCGGTGGCCTGGGAACGCCCAACCAGCCTGGAGCAAGCTAAGACGAAATCGGCGGAATCTGCTGCAATGGCAAGAGAGCTACGGAGACGAGGATTCAAGTTCGTCGGTGAAACGACCTGCTTCGCGCTGATGGAAGCCACCGGGATGATCGATAATCGTATCGTCGGGGCAGCAGCGTTGTTGGACGTCCCCGACTCCAATGGGCTGCTGCAAACCTCCTGA
- a CDS encoding SDR family oxidoreductase, protein MTKKIALVTGGSSGIGAATASALAKDGWHVIVAARRVENIKEIAAEINGEWRELDVTDEAAVVALAAEIPKLDLLVNNAGGAKGLDSIADANVADWRWMYETNVLGTLNVTRAFLPHLLESEGTIINVGSIASFTPYPGGAGYNAAKFGVRAMTKVLRQELEGQPLRITQIDPGRVKTDFSLVRFKGDAEKAEAVYADKLNLTAEDIAESIRWVAGLPAHMNIENMTIKPRDQL, encoded by the coding sequence ATGACGAAGAAAATAGCTTTAGTAACCGGCGGTTCAAGTGGCATCGGCGCAGCGACCGCTTCAGCACTCGCTAAGGACGGCTGGCATGTCATTGTGGCAGCGCGTCGCGTGGAGAATATCAAAGAGATAGCCGCGGAAATCAATGGCGAATGGCGTGAGCTCGACGTCACCGATGAAGCCGCCGTCGTGGCGCTAGCTGCAGAAATCCCGAAGCTCGACCTGCTGGTTAACAACGCCGGCGGAGCAAAAGGGCTGGACAGCATCGCCGACGCCAACGTTGCAGACTGGCGCTGGATGTATGAAACAAACGTCCTGGGCACGCTCAATGTCACGCGTGCCTTCTTGCCGCATCTGCTCGAATCGGAAGGAACCATCATCAATGTTGGTTCGATCGCGTCATTCACACCCTACCCAGGAGGAGCCGGCTACAACGCCGCCAAATTCGGTGTTCGTGCCATGACAAAAGTGCTGCGACAAGAACTAGAGGGCCAGCCACTACGGATCACCCAGATCGACCCAGGGCGGGTGAAGACCGACTTTTCCTTGGTGCGCTTCAAAGGCGATGCGGAAAAGGCAGAGGCGGTCTATGCCGACAAGCTGAATCTGACCGCTGAAGATATTGCTGAGTCCATCCGCTGGGTGGCCGGCCTGCCTGCGCACATGAATATCGAAAACATGACTATCAAGCCACGCGACCAGCTGTGA
- a CDS encoding RNA-binding S4 domain-containing protein, whose protein sequence is MATFDVGIRDESIKLGQFVKLANLVETGGQAKEFIADGLFSVNGEVETRRGKTLRHGDVVCIGEQCARVVTGAIEGDDDDDYFDEATANDDFDPEKWRNL, encoded by the coding sequence ATGGCAACATTTGATGTCGGAATCCGAGACGAATCAATCAAACTCGGACAGTTCGTGAAACTGGCCAACCTTGTTGAAACAGGCGGACAAGCCAAAGAATTCATCGCGGATGGCCTGTTTAGCGTCAACGGTGAAGTGGAGACTCGCCGTGGAAAAACGCTCCGACATGGCGATGTCGTCTGCATCGGAGAACAATGCGCACGGGTAGTTACCGGGGCAATCGAAGGCGACGACGATGACGATTACTTCGACGAAGCCACCGCAAACGACGATTTTGACCCCGAAAAATGGAGGAACCTCTAA
- a CDS encoding VOC family protein, with amino-acid sequence MPAFSAHHGMPIWIELSTSDLRKSSHFYREILGWDIDDTDSYRIVRAQGLPVAGLVEQVDSTMPDTWVTYFYTENLDETALAVSELGGRVLAEPTDVTRGRVALCVDTAGALFGLMETDETFVSGGEPGTAVWHELTATTHYAEVGEFYRQLFGWVTTDTDADDFRYTTALEEGAAFAGIWDAQAQFPPHIPSFWQTYLGVKSADEAAALVPELGGEIMRQPWDSEFGRMVIVADSTGATITLAETPEPVAEGREEDPLEGIDLSQFQ; translated from the coding sequence ATGCCAGCTTTTAGTGCGCACCACGGAATGCCAATTTGGATCGAGTTATCGACCTCAGACCTGCGCAAATCCAGCCACTTCTATCGAGAGATCCTTGGCTGGGACATCGACGATACCGACAGCTACCGCATCGTTCGCGCCCAAGGCCTGCCTGTCGCAGGACTTGTGGAGCAAGTCGATTCCACGATGCCAGATACCTGGGTAACCTACTTTTACACCGAAAACCTCGACGAAACCGCACTTGCAGTATCGGAGCTCGGCGGCCGGGTGCTGGCGGAACCAACCGATGTCACCCGCGGCCGGGTAGCGCTGTGCGTGGACACCGCCGGCGCACTGTTCGGCCTGATGGAAACCGATGAAACCTTCGTCTCCGGAGGTGAACCGGGCACCGCGGTGTGGCATGAATTAACTGCTACCACCCATTACGCGGAAGTTGGGGAGTTTTACCGCCAGCTCTTCGGGTGGGTCACCACCGACACCGATGCCGACGATTTCCGCTACACCACCGCACTAGAAGAAGGGGCCGCCTTTGCCGGAATCTGGGACGCCCAAGCGCAATTCCCGCCACACATCCCGAGTTTCTGGCAAACCTACCTCGGCGTGAAATCCGCCGACGAAGCCGCAGCCCTGGTGCCGGAACTCGGCGGAGAAATCATGCGCCAACCATGGGATTCCGAGTTTGGGAGGATGGTCATCGTCGCTGACTCAACTGGAGCGACCATCACGCTGGCGGAAACCCCTGAACCAGTGGCGGAAGGGCGTGAAGAAGATCCCCTAGAAGGCATCGACCTCAGCCAATTCCAGTGA
- a CDS encoding MGMT family protein → MSSPELADRVLAIVARIPRGQVMTYGEVGAEAGCGPRQVGRIMRECGSEVAWWRVVRADGSSALAERARPHWLADGLPMRGERVDLRSLGPESPE, encoded by the coding sequence GTGAGTTCCCCCGAACTGGCTGACCGGGTCCTTGCCATCGTCGCACGCATCCCGCGTGGCCAAGTGATGACCTACGGCGAAGTCGGTGCCGAAGCCGGCTGTGGCCCGCGCCAAGTCGGGCGCATCATGCGCGAATGCGGGAGCGAAGTTGCGTGGTGGCGCGTCGTTCGTGCTGACGGCAGCTCCGCCCTCGCCGAACGCGCCCGGCCACACTGGCTTGCCGACGGGCTTCCGATGCGGGGCGAACGCGTCGACTTACGCAGCTTGGGCCCCGAATCACCGGAATGA
- a CDS encoding antitoxin, with protein sequence MGLLDKAKELAEQNPDKVDQIIEKVGDVIDEKTGGKFSDQVDQAQEMAKDKLH encoded by the coding sequence ATGGGCTTGCTTGATAAAGCGAAAGAACTTGCCGAACAGAACCCGGACAAGGTTGACCAGATCATCGAAAAAGTCGGTGATGTGATTGACGAGAAAACCGGGGGCAAGTTCTCCGACCAGGTCGATCAGGCCCAGGAAATGGCCAAGGACAAACTTCACTAA
- a CDS encoding NAD(P)-dependent oxidoreductase: protein MKILVLGATGMVGKDIAAEAEARGHEVTRASRSTGLNITDTAALLDAINAHDTTIIAVPTDRSGGSMEPVIAAHRALIDAAPAKRLLITGGAGSLLVDDTLIVDQPDFPEIYAAEARAFVEILDLYRNSTGLNWTMLSPAPVIEPGPATGHVLGTDSPAGEHVTTENFAVAMLDEAENPQFEGRRFTVADA from the coding sequence ATGAAGATTCTCGTACTGGGCGCCACCGGAATGGTCGGCAAGGACATCGCAGCAGAGGCTGAAGCCCGCGGCCATGAGGTCACCCGCGCCTCGCGCAGCACCGGCCTGAACATCACTGACACCGCCGCCCTCCTCGACGCCATCAATGCCCACGACACCACCATCATCGCCGTGCCGACCGATCGTTCCGGCGGCTCCATGGAACCGGTCATCGCTGCTCACCGCGCGCTTATCGACGCCGCCCCTGCCAAGCGCCTCCTCATTACCGGAGGTGCCGGCTCCCTGCTTGTCGACGACACCTTGATCGTCGATCAGCCCGACTTCCCGGAAATTTACGCGGCCGAGGCTCGTGCTTTTGTGGAGATTCTGGATCTGTACCGTAATTCCACTGGCTTGAACTGGACCATGCTTTCCCCTGCGCCTGTTATCGAACCAGGACCGGCGACTGGCCACGTACTCGGCACCGACTCCCCTGCAGGCGAGCACGTCACCACTGAAAACTTCGCTGTCGCGATGCTCGATGAAGCGGAAAACCCACAGTTCGAGGGTCGCCGTTTCACCGTGGCAGATGCCTAA
- a CDS encoding winged helix-turn-helix transcriptional regulator, which translates to MTSVTKLTFDPYSRACPSRGFLSRLGEKWTVLVVLKLADGPQRYSDLAKEIDGISQKMLTKTLKSLQSDGLVERKIYDDSPPRVEYGLTERGYSLLGPLQGLMDWAVTHMPEQEIS; encoded by the coding sequence ATGACTTCTGTGACAAAGCTCACGTTTGATCCATATTCACGAGCCTGCCCGTCCCGTGGATTCCTGAGCCGATTAGGGGAGAAATGGACGGTGCTCGTTGTGCTCAAGCTTGCCGACGGCCCACAGCGCTACTCTGACCTGGCCAAAGAGATCGACGGGATCTCGCAGAAGATGCTGACCAAAACCCTCAAGTCGCTGCAAAGCGACGGCCTGGTGGAGCGGAAAATCTACGATGACTCTCCACCACGGGTCGAGTATGGGCTCACCGAGCGGGGCTATTCCCTACTGGGGCCGTTGCAAGGGTTAATGGATTGGGCTGTCACCCACATGCCTGAGCAGGAAATAAGCTAA
- a CDS encoding methylated-DNA--[protein]-cysteine S-methyltransferase — translation MEIWVQASDAVEQINFGPAPEGHVCNELARETLRQIEEYLRRQRTTFDIPLALPEGDGFRARVQRALLDIPRGQAWSYGELAAHVGNPRAVRAVGTACASNPLPIVVPCHRVVRADGAIGNYLGGSEIKRMLLGVEGYTTKV, via the coding sequence ATGGAAATCTGGGTACAAGCAAGCGACGCCGTGGAGCAGATCAACTTCGGGCCAGCGCCCGAGGGGCATGTGTGCAACGAATTGGCCCGAGAAACCCTCCGGCAGATCGAAGAATACCTGCGCAGACAACGAACAACGTTTGACATTCCCCTGGCGTTGCCCGAGGGCGATGGTTTTCGGGCGCGCGTACAACGCGCGCTTCTGGACATTCCCCGCGGTCAGGCGTGGAGCTATGGTGAACTGGCAGCTCACGTAGGCAATCCCCGGGCGGTTCGGGCCGTGGGCACTGCGTGCGCTAGCAATCCCTTGCCCATTGTTGTCCCGTGTCACCGCGTGGTGCGTGCCGACGGAGCGATCGGCAACTACCTCGGTGGTTCCGAAATAAAACGGATGCTCTTGGGTGTGGAAGGTTACACTACGAAGGTATGA
- a CDS encoding CG0192 family protein, with amino-acid sequence MTRIAEIHDATLEPSKQETVNAWLPDVTLTGAYRLVDTDGEVGIEGHLASDADGRLVQIPVSYRGESPGYEFATIEHSTLGTRYVSKALVDPVAVAEYVRLILSGDRHADCSDGKPTGLELLGSGHNDSVTVTDVRIEETTEERVRANGKINGVSRSFELRIPRLLRPVKGIVASRVPSARRIEGVIPGTEEKLLVAELIWRDL; translated from the coding sequence ATGACTCGAATTGCAGAAATCCACGACGCTACCCTAGAGCCGTCGAAACAAGAAACAGTTAATGCCTGGCTTCCCGACGTCACGTTGACCGGGGCCTACCGCCTTGTGGATACCGATGGAGAAGTAGGCATCGAAGGACACCTCGCCTCCGACGCGGATGGGCGTCTCGTGCAGATTCCGGTCTCTTATCGAGGCGAATCCCCAGGTTACGAATTTGCCACCATTGAGCATTCCACTCTGGGCACCCGCTATGTGTCCAAGGCGCTCGTCGATCCAGTAGCAGTTGCAGAATATGTCCGGCTTATTCTCTCCGGGGATCGCCACGCGGATTGCTCAGATGGAAAACCTACCGGGCTGGAGCTGCTCGGATCCGGACACAATGACAGCGTCACCGTCACTGACGTTCGTATCGAAGAAACCACCGAAGAGCGTGTACGCGCCAACGGAAAGATCAATGGCGTTTCGCGCTCCTTTGAGCTGCGGATCCCACGCCTGTTGCGGCCGGTCAAGGGAATCGTCGCTTCCCGAGTTCCGTCCGCGCGGCGAATTGAGGGCGTTATTCCGGGGACCGAGGAAAAGCTCCTGGTTGCCGAGTTAATCTGGCGCGACCTATAG
- a CDS encoding M13 family metallopeptidase — MDNLYEEVNGQWLAEHVIPADRGVDGTFHKLRDDSEAHVHALLEASSGLPGQAFRSFMDTDRMDAAGIAPLDDDFALLSLPLTEALGKLSRLGVSSPVEAYITKDSSSEEVVLYVVQGGLGLPDEAYYREHPEVLAAYEQHVARMLGFLGKADLAPAAIALEKKLAAAHWDVVAARDSLKTYNPCQLSELPPRVAEILRAAGIPEGRVVNMMPSFLTALDELLENEDWEAWLTWHILNSRAAYLTSEISAANWEFYGRRLTGATQQRDRWKRGVTLAESLVGEAIGQEYVAQHFPPSHKEAMEELVDSLLRAYRDRISQLAWMTPETRERALEKLGTFKAKIGYPDTWRSFAGLEFGPDLLENVRAASAFNHDYELAKLGKPADRDEWVTTPQTVNAFYNPVVNDITFPAAILRAPFFDPDASAATNFGAIGAVIGHEIGHGFDDQGSLYDGAGNLNSWWTDEDREAFTELTAKLVTQFDGLVPTVLAGREGIRGVNGEFTLGENIGDLGGLGIAVTAFLQSGGAREDLPELFRSWARIWRTAIRPELAEQYLAIDPHSPAEFRCNVIAANIDEFYEAFEVGEMAIPAEDRVRIW, encoded by the coding sequence ATGGACAATCTCTACGAAGAAGTAAACGGCCAATGGCTTGCCGAGCATGTCATCCCAGCTGACCGCGGCGTCGACGGCACTTTCCACAAGCTCCGGGACGACTCCGAAGCGCACGTCCACGCGCTCCTCGAAGCCTCCTCAGGCCTGCCGGGTCAGGCTTTCCGCAGTTTTATGGACACCGACCGGATGGACGCTGCTGGCATCGCCCCGCTTGACGACGACTTCGCCCTTCTCTCCCTCCCCTTGACCGAAGCTCTCGGCAAACTGTCCCGCCTCGGGGTGTCCTCCCCTGTGGAGGCATACATCACCAAGGATTCTTCCTCGGAAGAAGTTGTGCTCTACGTGGTGCAGGGTGGCCTGGGCCTGCCCGACGAGGCTTACTACCGGGAACATCCCGAAGTGTTGGCCGCCTATGAGCAGCATGTTGCCCGGATGCTGGGTTTCTTGGGCAAAGCGGACCTGGCCCCAGCGGCGATCGCGTTGGAGAAGAAATTGGCAGCCGCCCACTGGGATGTGGTCGCGGCCCGTGATTCCCTGAAGACCTATAACCCGTGCCAGCTCAGCGAATTGCCGCCTCGCGTAGCAGAAATCCTGCGGGCTGCGGGTATTCCGGAGGGCCGAGTAGTAAACATGATGCCTTCCTTCCTGACTGCCTTGGACGAATTGCTCGAAAACGAAGACTGGGAAGCGTGGCTCACCTGGCACATCCTCAATTCTCGGGCGGCCTATCTCACGTCCGAAATCAGCGCAGCCAATTGGGAGTTTTACGGCCGCCGGCTGACCGGAGCGACACAGCAGCGCGATCGCTGGAAGCGCGGTGTCACCCTGGCGGAGTCTCTGGTTGGCGAGGCAATCGGGCAGGAATATGTGGCACAGCATTTCCCGCCGTCGCACAAGGAAGCTATGGAAGAGCTCGTCGATAGCTTGCTGCGGGCGTACCGGGATCGGATCTCCCAGCTCGCGTGGATGACACCGGAAACCCGGGAACGCGCGCTGGAAAAGCTCGGGACGTTCAAGGCCAAGATTGGCTACCCGGATACGTGGCGATCCTTCGCCGGGCTCGAGTTCGGCCCCGACCTGCTCGAAAATGTGCGGGCTGCCAGCGCCTTCAACCACGACTATGAGCTGGCTAAACTGGGCAAACCAGCGGATCGGGATGAGTGGGTGACCACCCCGCAGACCGTCAACGCGTTTTACAATCCTGTGGTCAACGACATTACTTTCCCCGCGGCCATCCTCCGCGCCCCCTTCTTCGACCCCGACGCGTCCGCTGCCACGAACTTTGGCGCTATCGGGGCCGTGATTGGGCATGAGATCGGGCATGGTTTCGACGACCAAGGCTCGCTTTACGACGGCGCCGGTAACCTCAATTCTTGGTGGACTGACGAGGATCGCGAAGCATTCACTGAGCTGACCGCTAAGTTGGTCACGCAGTTCGATGGCTTGGTTCCCACAGTTTTGGCTGGTCGCGAGGGGATCCGTGGCGTCAACGGCGAATTCACCTTGGGTGAGAACATCGGGGACTTGGGTGGTCTCGGCATCGCTGTCACTGCGTTCTTGCAGTCCGGTGGCGCCCGCGAAGACCTCCCGGAGCTGTTCCGCTCCTGGGCTCGGATCTGGCGCACGGCAATCCGGCCGGAATTGGCGGAGCAATACTTGGCGATTGATCCGCACTCCCCAGCCGAATTCCGTTGCAACGTAATCGCCGCGAACATCGACGAGTTCTACGAAGCCTTTGAGGTGGGCGAAATGGCGATCCCGGCCGAGGACCGGGTGCGCATCTGGTAA